The Deltaproteobacteria bacterium DNA segment GGCCCAGCATAGGTCCGGTAGATTTCCACGGCTCGCTGATAAAAATCTTTGTCTGTACGAAGGTGACCGTTAGAGTTGTGGGTCGCCTGGCCGGTTTCTTCCTCTTCCGTTGTAAAGAGGTCGTTATCGGTATCGTCGAAACGAGCATCAAGCAGACTCGCGTCCTGTGTACCAATCGGAATGGCTTCATTGTTTTCTAGTGCGTACACATAAACGTAGTTACGCAGAATGTGACGCTCAATCGACAGCAAAAATGCCTGCCCGCTGCTCTCCAAGCGTTTGAAGAGATTGGTGCGACAGAACCCCATCAGCCGTTTTCCGGCACGGGATAGGTCAGCAATGATTCTGGTCTCTGCAGCAGTTGGCGGATCGTGCGGGCGCTCATTAATATAATTACCCAATCCATAACGAGGTAACGTGAGCTTATTGATGGTGTCGACGATGGCGGTTGAATAGAGACGTGCGTACTGATCGCGTGGATCTTTTTCGTCAATCGTAAACTTCACCGTAAGCGGCTGGCGCACGGGGCAATATGACCGAGAGCCATCCGCAAAGGTCAGATATTTGCGACCAGAGCGAGGATCAGTTTCCGCATAGTTGTCTTGAATAAAACTGCGAGTGCGACGCACCAGATAGAGTCGCATGAGTTCTCGCCAGTCATCAGCGTGCTGACTTTTTTCAAAGGCAGCAAGTGAACGAACGGCACACTGATGACGACGAATGAACTCAGTCTCGCCAATGTCACGTAAGAGGTTTTCTGGACGAATCCCAACGTCTGCGTCTTCAGGAATGAACAAGCGCAGTTGATTCGATAAGTCGATGTACGTTTTATTGTACGGAGTAGCGGAGAGAAGGATTACCTTACTCTCATTCTTACGAATGTATTCCTGAATTACTCTGTAACGTTTTCCTTCCCGATTTCGCAAGTTGTGACTTTCATCAATGAGAACAAGCCGATGGCGAGGAAGGTCAGATAACTCAGTGAGAGCCCGACTGATAGAAAGCACTTTAGCACGCAACCTATACCGCATGCGGTAATCTTCCCACATTGGCACGAGATTTTTAGGGCAGATGATGAGCGTTTCTAGATACTGGTCTTCTTCAAGAATACGGGCAACTGCGGTTGCCATTAACGTCTTACCAAGACCCACAACATCGCCAATCAGTACCCCTCCACGTTTGTTTAAGTGGTGCGCGGCAATTTTTACTGCCGCAATCTGAAAATCGAAAAGGTATTTATCGAAGTCGCGTGGCACCCTAAACTCTGAGAGTCCGGCACGCGCTTCTTGTGAGAGGTGATACGCCATCTTCAGATAGACGTGATATGGAGGCAGCGTCTCCTCTCGCGCCCAGCTTTCTTCAATCATGTCGATCAACTCTTTCGAGATATCGACGCACCAGCGATCATGCCAGCGATCCTCAAACCACTGAGCAAGTTTCTGGCATGCATCATGGTCAAGCACGTCGATATTCAGCTCGCCTTGCTGCGCAAGACCAGCAAAGGTCAGATTGCTACTCCCAAGGTAACCAATTGTTGGGCTGATAGGATCAGGACGAAAAAGTAAGTACAGCTTCGCATGCAAAGGATGGCGCAGGAACAGCTTGACAACCACCTTCTTGGCCCGAATCTGTGTAGCGAGACGCCGGAGTCCTACTTCATCTTCATTGGTCGGAATACCGATCATGAGTTGATTGCGGAATTCTTCGGCCAATTTCTTTTTCTCACGAATTGCGGTCTGATTATCGATGCCTCCATCATCCCCTTGGCTACCAAAGGCGGCACTCAGATCTTTCTGTGGCAGTCGCTGCATTCCCACCAACAGACGGCAGCAACTGCCCTCGCCTCCTGCCCAACGGTCAATGTGTTCATCTATGGCCTTCCAGCCACGGAGGTTAAAGTAGCCGACACAAAAATCGGCATGCTCTGAAAGCGCAAGTGTTCCCCGTAAGGCTGGCAGAAGCGAAAGGTCAATGTTGTCGAAAATGCGCGGCATTTCTCCCCCTACCACTTCACGTTAGCAAATAGCGACGCTAGAGAATATCGTCAAACGTCACTTTGCTTTTGATCTCTGGCCTAGAGTCCCTCCCCTGTGCTACAGTCCGCTTCAATCATACCCATTGCTAAAGGAGGACTGCCGTATGCCCAAGCCGTTAGAAGGAATTCGCGTGCTCGATTGGACAATTTGGCAACAGGGGCCAGTTTCTACCATGATGCTCGGCGATCTTGGCGCTGAGGTGATTAAGCTTGAAGAACGCGTTGGCGGAGACCCCGGTCGCGGGGTCATGAGCATCGGTGGAGCGTCAACCAGCGCTGCAGGGCAAAAGAATTACTACTTCGAGGCCAATAATCGCCATAAGAAAAGCCTCACGCTCAACCTGAAAACTCCAGAAGCGCGCGAGATCGTCTATAAGCTAGTCGAGAAGTCTGACGTCTTTGTGCAAAACTTCCGCAAAGGTGTCGCTGGAAAACTTGGTCTCGGGTATGAAGCCCTCTCGAAGTACAACCCCAAACTCATTTACGCCAGCGCAACTGGCTATGGCCCGGAAGGCCCTGACTCAGGCGAGCCTTCGTTCGACTACATGGGACTTGCCCGCTCCGGCATTATGAATGCCATTGGCGAACCGAATATGGAGCCGATGAACATCGCTGGCGGCATTGCCGATCAGATGGGAGCAATCATGCTGGCCTACGGAGTCATTACCGCATTGTTTGCGCGTGAGCGGTTCGGCGTTGGCCAGGAAGTCGATACCTCACATCTTGGTAGCATGATGATGCTGCAAGGACTCAACTTGTCTTCACGTCTGATCCTCGGCAAAGAATTCCGTCGTGCGTATCGTACCAAGGCGCCAAATCCATTGTGGAATCACTATAAGTGTAGCGATGGACAATGGGTCTGCCTGGCGATGATTCAGGCTGACCGCTACTGGCCAGATTTCTGTAAGGCGTTGGGTATCAAAGAGTTAGAAAAAGACGAACGCTTCGCCAATATGGCAATTCGCACGAAGAACGCCGAAGCGTTGATCGCCGTCCTCGATCAACGCTTTGCGTCTAAGTCACGTGATGAATGGATGTCGATCCTCAAACATGGCGGTGACTTCATCTACACCCGCGTCAACACCATTAACGACCTCCCTGAAGACCCACAAATGCTAGCGAATGATTATGTGGTTCCGTACGACCATCCGACCTGGGGAAACGTCAATATCGTCGGGGTTCCGGTACGATTGAGCAAAACTCCTGGTGACCCACGCGGTGCGGCTCCAGAGTTCGGCGAACATACCGAACAGATTCTCGTTGATATGCTCGGCTATTCGTGGGAAGACGTAGGACGGATGAAGGAGAAAGAAGTCATTTAGGGGTTGGGGGCTAGGGGCTGGGGGCTAGTCAAGACAAAGAAGGTTCACTCTGTCTTCAGCACTCATTACTCAGCCCTCATTGCTCATTACTGATATAAGGAGGGCAACATATGTCACACAAACCATTAGACGGAGTACGCATCATCGATTGGACAATCTGGCAGCAAGGGCCGGTATCAACCATGATGCTCGCGGACCTTGGCGCTGAAGTGATCAAAGTTGAAGAGCGGGTCGGTGGCGACCCAGGACGCGGAGTCCTCAGCATTGCTGGAGCCATGGTCGGTGCCACCAGCGGACCGAATTTTTACTTCGAGGCCAATAATCGCCACAAGAAGAGTCTCACCGTTGACCTGAAAAAGCCAGAGGCTTTAGAGATTATCTACAAACTCGCGGCAAAATCAGATGTATTTGTACAGAACTTCCGCAAAGGCGTCGCCGATAAACTCGGTATCGGTTACGAAGCCTTAAAGAAACATAACCCCAAACTGATTTACGCCAGCGCCACTGGCTACGGACCGTTTGGACCAGACTCAGCCGAGCCCTCATTCGACTACATGGGCTTAGCACGCTCGGGCATTATGACTGCCGCTGGCGAACCCGATATGGACCCGCTCGCGATCACTGGTGGTATTGCCGACCAAATGGGCGCAATCATGATGTCATATGGCATATTGGCCGCGCTTATTGCTCGCGATAAATACGGTGTTGGACAACAGGTCGACTGTTCGCACCTTGGTAGCATGACGGCCCTACAAGGTCTCAATGTCTCGTGTAAGGCCATCCTCGGCAAAGAGTTCAAACGTATGCCACGGGCGGCAGCTCCGAGTCCGCTCTGGAATCACTATCTGTGTAGCGACGGCAAATGGATTTGCTTAGCTATGGCGCAACAAGATCGCTACTGGCCATCGTTCTGTAAAGTGCTTGGCATTGAACAGGCGCTGAAGGATGCACGCTTTGAAACGATGGCGAAACGCGCAGAGAATGCCAAAGACTTAATCCCCATTCTCGACAAAGCGTTTGCCTCCAAGCCGCGAGACTACTGGATGAAAGCGCTCAAAGAGGGCGGCGATTTCATCTATACGGTTGTGAACTCGATCGATGATCTCATGCGCGACGAGCAGATGATCCAGAACGACTATATCGTTGACTACGATCATCCACGCATTGGCAAAACCAAACTCGTCGGGTTCCCGCTGCGGCTCAGCGAAACGCCTGCCGACCCGCGTGGCGCAGCCCCAGAGTTTGGCGAACACACCGAGATGATCCTCACCGAGTTGCTCGGCTACTCGTGGGAAGAGGTTGGTGAGTTGCGGGAGAAAGAAGTCATTTAGGTGTTAGGGGTTGGGGGCTAGGGGTTAGGGATTAGAAAAGAACACAAACCAAAGAGTTTTTTCCCAACCCCTTTTAGCCCAGCACCCAACACCTCACACCCAGCACCTTATGTCGACTCAACGTTTCACACTGACACCTGTTCCCCCTTATAATTTCGACCTCACCGTTCACCGCTTTCTCCGCTTCAAAGACGAGATTGTAGACAGGGTTACTCCTCGCCAGTATCAGCGCTTACTGTCAGTTGATGGAAACCTGATCCTCGCAACGGTGACGGACGAAGGCACCCCAGCAAAACCACAGCTCGGCATTGAATTACAAAGTAAAGGCAGGGTTGGTCTCGAGCGCCCAGAAATCGTGGCCCAACTTCGCCACATTCTCTGTACGGATCTCGACCTCAAACCATTCTATCGCCTGGCAAAGATCGACGAGGTTCTTACGACGATCGCCCCACGGTTTCGCGGCCTCAAACTCGTGCAAAGTCCGACCGTGTTTGAAGCACTCGTGGGAGCTGTTTTGGCACAACAAGTGAATCTCACATTCGCATATTCGATCAAAAAGGAACTTGTCGAGACCTTTGGCGAAAAATGGCGAACCAATGGTGAGATACATCATGCCTTCCCTGCCCCGGAGCGTTTTGCTGAACAGAAAGAAGAAGACCTGCTGCATTTTCGTTTGAGTCGTGCCAAAGCAGGTACGCTGGTTCGTCTTGGACAAGCATTTGCCTCGGGTTCCGTGCAGGACACTGACCTAAGACAACGTTCGGACGAAGAGATCATTACTCAACTGACGCACATCAAAGGTATCGGTCGCTGGAGCGCTGACATCGCCCTGATGCGCGGCTTAGCCCGATTCGACGCCTTTCCTGGAGGGGACTTAGGCGTAGTAAAATATGTTGCTCAAGGATTGCTCGGTAAAGCCGAGAAAGCGACAGAAGCCGAGATGCGCGCATTTGCTGAACGGTGGAAACCGTATCGTGGATTGGCGTTGATTTATTGCTATGCGGAGTTGATACGGAGAGAAGCTGAGAGAAAGGCCGTAGGCTGAAGGCTGCAGGGCGAAAAGTCAACAGTGGAAACAGTTCTCTGTTCCAACTGTCTTCCTTGTCCTTGGTCTTTTGCCCTCCCTATAGCCTACGGCCTATAGCCGTAAAAGTTCAGGGGCTGGACTGCTGTTCCAGTGCGAGCTCACCTCAAGTTTACGGGACGAGCGAGGGCACTGGACGCTGGGTATAGAACGCCTGACAACAGGCGGTGAGATAGCTCAAGGCATTGCGGTGTTGTTGTTGACAACTCATCAACACCGTCAACATCGAGGCCACAAAGCGACTGCCCCTTTCACTCTGCGTGCCAAAACTCACTTTGCGCCACAAGACGGCGCCGCGGAGACTTCTTTCGGCGGCATTATTTGTGGGGTCGATTCCTTCCACCCGCACGAACGTCCACAACGCAGCCTCGCGCGCCAGTAATTCTTTACACGTGGCGGCCGTCTTGGGACAGGCGTTCTGGGTGCCCCATTCTAACTCCATCTTGAAGGAGGCCCGTAACGTGCCCACATAAGATTGCAAGGTCGAGCGTTTCCACGTGCCATCACGGGCCCAATGCCACCAGGCAAACAACACGTGGGCATGTTCAAGCAGCGCAAGCCCGACCACTTGCCCCGGCCCTCCGCGATCAATCATGGCTTGGAAATCTCTCACTACATGTGCCCAACACAGCTGGCGTCGGCGCAACGGCTGGCTGTCATAGGCTTTGGCGCGATCGCTGGTAATCGTCCCGCTATACCAGTCGCCGACTAATTTCTGTAGCTCCGCCGCGCCTCGTCCGCTCGCCACTGTGAAGACACTGAG contains these protein-coding regions:
- a CDS encoding NgoFVII family restriction endonuclease, whose protein sequence is MPRIFDNIDLSLLPALRGTLALSEHADFCVGYFNLRGWKAIDEHIDRWAGGEGSCCRLLVGMQRLPQKDLSAAFGSQGDDGGIDNQTAIREKKKLAEEFRNQLMIGIPTNEDEVGLRRLATQIRAKKVVVKLFLRHPLHAKLYLLFRPDPISPTIGYLGSSNLTFAGLAQQGELNIDVLDHDACQKLAQWFEDRWHDRWCVDISKELIDMIEESWAREETLPPYHVYLKMAYHLSQEARAGLSEFRVPRDFDKYLFDFQIAAVKIAAHHLNKRGGVLIGDVVGLGKTLMATAVARILEEDQYLETLIICPKNLVPMWEDYRMRYRLRAKVLSISRALTELSDLPRHRLVLIDESHNLRNREGKRYRVIQEYIRKNESKVILLSATPYNKTYIDLSNQLRLFIPEDADVGIRPENLLRDIGETEFIRRHQCAVRSLAAFEKSQHADDWRELMRLYLVRRTRSFIQDNYAETDPRSGRKYLTFADGSRSYCPVRQPLTVKFTIDEKDPRDQYARLYSTAIVDTINKLTLPRYGLGNYINERPHDPPTAAETRIIADLSRAGKRLMGFCRTNLFKRLESSGQAFLLSIERHILRNYVYVYALENNEAIPIGTQDASLLDARFDDTDNDLFTTEEEETGQATHNSNGHLRTDKDFYQRAVEIYRTYAGPLKKRFRWLRADRFQAQLIKDLKADIKALLGILEKCGDWQPERDAKLTKLCELLMQKHPHEKVLIFTQFADTVLYLTEQLQARGIQRVMAVMGDTENPTKVAWRFSPESNQKRSQVPPTEELDRLVATDVLSEGQNLQDAAIIVNYDLPWAIIRLIQRAGRVDRIGQKAEEIRCYTFLPADGVERIIRLRARVRQRLRENAEVVGTDEMFFEDDQNEQAIRDLFTEKSGILDGDADTEVDLGSYAYQIWKNAIDRDPALQKIIPDLPNVVYSTKPHVATSGQPEGVLAYVLTAEGNNALAWLDKGGTPVTESQFAILKASACEPDTPALPRQENHHDLVKNAVDIIATEEKTLGGQLGRPSGARFRTYERLKRYAEEVKGTLFDSQQLHRAIEDIYNYPLRQVAVDSLNRQLRSGISDTELARRVIELREEDRLCIVHEEEESKEPRIICSLGLSSSVEEGEA
- a CDS encoding CoA transferase, yielding MPKPLEGIRVLDWTIWQQGPVSTMMLGDLGAEVIKLEERVGGDPGRGVMSIGGASTSAAGQKNYYFEANNRHKKSLTLNLKTPEAREIVYKLVEKSDVFVQNFRKGVAGKLGLGYEALSKYNPKLIYASATGYGPEGPDSGEPSFDYMGLARSGIMNAIGEPNMEPMNIAGGIADQMGAIMLAYGVITALFARERFGVGQEVDTSHLGSMMMLQGLNLSSRLILGKEFRRAYRTKAPNPLWNHYKCSDGQWVCLAMIQADRYWPDFCKALGIKELEKDERFANMAIRTKNAEALIAVLDQRFASKSRDEWMSILKHGGDFIYTRVNTINDLPEDPQMLANDYVVPYDHPTWGNVNIVGVPVRLSKTPGDPRGAAPEFGEHTEQILVDMLGYSWEDVGRMKEKEVI
- a CDS encoding CoA transferase; this translates as MSHKPLDGVRIIDWTIWQQGPVSTMMLADLGAEVIKVEERVGGDPGRGVLSIAGAMVGATSGPNFYFEANNRHKKSLTVDLKKPEALEIIYKLAAKSDVFVQNFRKGVADKLGIGYEALKKHNPKLIYASATGYGPFGPDSAEPSFDYMGLARSGIMTAAGEPDMDPLAITGGIADQMGAIMMSYGILAALIARDKYGVGQQVDCSHLGSMTALQGLNVSCKAILGKEFKRMPRAAAPSPLWNHYLCSDGKWICLAMAQQDRYWPSFCKVLGIEQALKDARFETMAKRAENAKDLIPILDKAFASKPRDYWMKALKEGGDFIYTVVNSIDDLMRDEQMIQNDYIVDYDHPRIGKTKLVGFPLRLSETPADPRGAAPEFGEHTEMILTELLGYSWEEVGELREKEVI
- a CDS encoding DNA-3-methyladenine glycosylase 2, with amino-acid sequence MSTQRFTLTPVPPYNFDLTVHRFLRFKDEIVDRVTPRQYQRLLSVDGNLILATVTDEGTPAKPQLGIELQSKGRVGLERPEIVAQLRHILCTDLDLKPFYRLAKIDEVLTTIAPRFRGLKLVQSPTVFEALVGAVLAQQVNLTFAYSIKKELVETFGEKWRTNGEIHHAFPAPERFAEQKEEDLLHFRLSRAKAGTLVRLGQAFASGSVQDTDLRQRSDEEIITQLTHIKGIGRWSADIALMRGLARFDAFPGGDLGVVKYVAQGLLGKAEKATEAEMRAFAERWKPYRGLALIYCYAELIRREAERKAVG